The proteins below are encoded in one region of Reichenbachiella sp. 5M10:
- a CDS encoding STAS domain-containing protein — MVNIDKHIDEETGRYELVVTGEVDASSSIHLDEALREAMESSQQILVDLKGLDYISSAGLGVFMSNIQKIETESIRFVLYGMKDKVFEVFEILGLDQLLVIRKEKEEALEALK, encoded by the coding sequence ATGGTAAATATTGACAAACATATAGACGAGGAAACAGGCCGCTATGAATTGGTCGTGACAGGTGAGGTAGACGCGTCATCTTCTATTCACTTGGACGAAGCACTGCGTGAAGCGATGGAGAGTAGTCAACAGATTTTGGTGGATTTGAAGGGGTTGGATTACATCTCATCTGCAGGCTTAGGTGTATTCATGTCCAATATTCAGAAGATAGAAACCGAATCGATTCGTTTTGTTCTTTACGGGATGAAAGACAAAGTCTTTGAGGTGTTTGAAATATTGGGATTGGATCAGTTGCTCGTGATCAGAAAAGAAAAGGAAGAAGCTTTAGAAGCACTAAAATAA